The genomic DNA GCGGAGCGAACTTCTAGTGGTCAATGCCAGAAATCGCCCGCCTCATCAGAGGTAGCGCCTGCTTCGAGTTAGATTTTCTGGAGCGAGAGGCGACACCCGAACCCGCGAAGAAGCTCGGTATCCGACTCCATCTGGCCTGACTATCACATTCTATTATAGTTCAATTCTTGACATATTGGGTGTCAAACGCTGTCGAACAACCGTTCACAACTGGGTGTAAAAGGCCAAACTACAGCCGCTCGATGGCGCGAACCCGGATCATGTCGCGGTTGACGAGACCGTGATCCAGCTGAACGACGAACGGTCCTGGCTGTACGCTGCTGTCGATTCCAACACGAACCGCTTGCTGAACGTCAAGCTTTCTCCGACTAGAAATCAAGCGATTATCGAGATATTTCTTATTGAACTCCGCGACAAATATCTCGTCGACGACGCGGTCGTTCTCGTCGATTCTGCACCGTGGCTGCAAGCAACACTGCACCGATACGGCCTCAATTACAGATACGAAAAACATGGTAATCGGAACAGCGTCGAACGTGTCTTTCAAGAACTAAAACGACGAACAAACCAGTTCTCAAACTGCTTCAGCCACTCCAAAGCAAGCAGCGTCGAAAATTGGCTTCAAGCGTTCGCTTTCGCATGGAACCAACTTATCTGAACACTACCGATTTCAGCTGCTGAGGTCAGGGTGGCATCCACCTTGGAAATATTACTGCCAGTGTTAACCGAACATCGATAGTGTGACCAGTATAAGTTCGTCTGCTGTTGCTAGTATATTTGATAATCATCCAGCGTTTGAACTCAAGTATCTAAACACTGCCTTGTCGACATCATCAACACTTAAATATTCACCACTGATAGAATTCCACATGACCTCCTCAAAATCGATAAAGTCGGTCCGAACCGCATTCGATATAATCCAACTACTCTCGGAGTTCAGCAATCTAACAGCTACGAAGCTTGCTGATGAGCTAGAGATGAACCGAAGCACTGTCCACGATTATTTACGGACCCTCACAGAGGAAGGTTATGTCATCAATTTGAATGGTGAATATTGTCTGAGTCACAAATTTTTGAACCTGGGAGGAAACCGACGGAAACGAAATGAGTTGTTTCGAACGGCTAGACCGGTACTTAGAGATCTCGCTACCTCAAAAGGTGCACCAGTAGTACTGACTATCGAAGAACGCGGATACGGTGTTGTCCTTTATACAGTAAGCGGAGAGAATATGCAGAACGCACTAATCCACGAAGGAACACATTTTCTTCTTCATTCAGCTGCACCTGGAAAAGCAATTCTCGCCCATTCCCCAGAAGAAAAAGTAGAGGACATAATTGAATCTCGGGGGCTTGCAGCGGTTACTGACCAGACTATTACTGATGAAAATGAGTTACAAAGCGAACTGAGAAACATAAGAAACCAAGAATACGCAATTGATCGCGAGGAGATTGGTATCGGATTACAAGGAATAGGAACAGCAATCACTGACTCAGAGAGTGGAGAAGTCGCGGGCGCAATATCAATGTATGTCCCTGCTAAGAAGTCACACCAGAAGGACATTATTGACTCTTTGTTAGAGGCCGCAAATGTTATTGAAGTCGAACTCTATTATCGTTAGTTCACATCGTTCCTGACGGCTAACTCGATTTTCCGGGGAAGAGAGGTTGGGTCCTCCCAGAAACTTGGACGACGGATGCGGAGATGGTTGTCTCACAGTAGTGAGAGCACAGTCGTCACATGTGAGAGTCAAAGCGGTCGCTCTCCAGAGAGCTACAACTGGATGTGGAGTGACTGACCCCCCGTTCAGTAGGCTATATATCGTAGGAACCCCAACACCATCGGTCAGAACTTCCCACTTCCGACGAAGCATCTCATCGAGGGCGTGGTCGATCCACCTCCAGAATACCTCAAAGCAGACGGATAGTGCTCGCCCGCCCCAGCGGGCAATCAGCCACAGATTCCGCAACAGGTAATTCACCAGTGTGAACACTAACCGAACGACTGGAGCGTCTCACCCAATCACTATAGTAGTCATTAGAAATAGCTACTCACTTTTGGAATAGAGAGTTGGTCGAGAGCTGTATCAATCGCTGTTGTCAGCTCGTCGAGTGACTTAAAGAGGCGGTTGCTAAGAGACGCTTGAAGCTGTCTCCAGCACTCTCCGACCGGGTTCAGTTCTAGCGAATAGCCGGTAACGTCACGAAGGCGGGGTCACGGGTGGTTAGGTCCG from Halomarina salina includes the following:
- a CDS encoding IclR family transcriptional regulator; its protein translation is MTSSKSIKSVRTAFDIIQLLSEFSNLTATKLADELEMNRSTVHDYLRTLTEEGYVINLNGEYCLSHKFLNLGGNRRKRNELFRTARPVLRDLATSKGAPVVLTIEERGYGVVLYTVSGENMQNALIHEGTHFLLHSAAPGKAILAHSPEEKVEDIIESRGLAAVTDQTITDENELQSELRNIRNQEYAIDREEIGIGLQGIGTAITDSESGEVAGAISMYVPAKKSHQKDIIDSLLEAANVIEVELYYR